In one window of Bradyrhizobium sp. AZCC 1721 DNA:
- a CDS encoding ABC transporter permease, whose product MRPLDPVTSRQRAAYGLAFFVLFVAVWAWATFGGYVSKTFLANPLTMLQEGWELLTKHGFLFDIGMTIWRVVGGFVLAAIIAVPLGVLMGAYKPIEALLEPFVSFARYLPASAFIPLLILWAGIGELQKLLVIFIGSVFQIILMVTVTVGNTRRDLVEAAYTLGASDRGIINRVLLPSSAPEVAEILRLVLGWAWTYVIVAELIGSSSGIGHMITDSQALLNTGQIIFGIIVIGLIGLVSDFLFKAFNAWLFPWKLA is encoded by the coding sequence ATACGTCCCCTGGATCCCGTGACATCGAGGCAGCGTGCGGCCTATGGCCTGGCGTTCTTCGTGCTTTTCGTTGCCGTGTGGGCTTGGGCAACCTTCGGCGGCTACGTCTCGAAGACGTTTCTCGCCAACCCGCTGACGATGCTGCAGGAAGGTTGGGAGCTGCTGACAAAGCACGGCTTCCTGTTCGACATCGGCATGACGATCTGGCGTGTCGTCGGCGGCTTTGTGCTGGCGGCCATCATCGCCGTGCCGCTCGGCGTTCTGATGGGGGCCTACAAGCCGATCGAAGCTTTACTGGAGCCGTTCGTCTCGTTCGCACGTTACCTGCCCGCCTCGGCCTTTATCCCGCTGTTGATCCTGTGGGCGGGCATCGGCGAACTGCAGAAGCTCCTGGTCATTTTCATCGGTTCGGTTTTCCAGATCATCCTGATGGTCACCGTGACGGTCGGAAACACCAGGCGCGACCTCGTTGAAGCCGCCTACACACTGGGCGCCAGCGACCGCGGCATCATCAACCGGGTGCTGCTGCCCTCCTCCGCGCCCGAGGTCGCGGAGATCCTTAGGCTCGTACTCGGCTGGGCGTGGACCTACGTCATCGTAGCCGAGTTGATCGGCTCATCGTCGGGCATCGGCCATATGATCACGGACAGCCAGGCCCTGCTCAACACCGGCCAGATAATCTTCGGCATCATCGTCATCGGTCTGATCGGGCTGGTGTCGGACTTCCTGTTCAAGGCATTCAACGCCTGGCTGTTTCCGTGGAAACTGGCATGA
- a CDS encoding ABC transporter substrate-binding protein, whose product MRNFGIFAATAALLVAAPAAAQDVKVGIGISGWTGFAPLTLANQAGIFKKNGLDVTIKKIPQKDRHLAIASGDIQCAATTVETWISWNANGVATKQIFQLDKSYGADGMATRNNIASIKDLKGKTVAASAPGTSPYFALAWMLKKNGLSVKDVTIVNLEPAAAAQAFVSGQNDAAMTYEPYLSTVRAAPDKGKIIATTLDYPMVMDTFGCTPKFLTENPKAAKALTDSYFEAIALIEKDQAKSYEIMGADVKQSGEQFGNSAKFLRWQDKAANQKFFAGEFLTFNKEAAELLLEIGIIKSVPKIDDLYDASFIK is encoded by the coding sequence ATGCGTAATTTTGGAATTTTCGCGGCAACGGCCGCTCTCCTGGTGGCCGCACCGGCCGCCGCCCAGGACGTTAAGGTCGGCATCGGCATTTCCGGATGGACCGGTTTTGCCCCGCTCACGCTCGCAAATCAGGCGGGCATCTTCAAGAAGAACGGCCTCGATGTGACGATCAAGAAGATCCCGCAGAAAGACCGCCATCTCGCCATCGCGTCGGGCGACATCCAATGCGCGGCGACCACTGTCGAGACCTGGATATCCTGGAATGCCAATGGCGTCGCCACCAAGCAGATCTTCCAGCTCGACAAGAGCTACGGCGCCGACGGCATGGCAACGCGAAACAATATCGCCTCGATCAAGGACCTCAAGGGCAAGACGGTTGCCGCGTCCGCGCCCGGCACCTCGCCCTATTTTGCTTTGGCCTGGATGCTCAAGAAGAACGGGCTTTCGGTCAAGGATGTCACGATCGTGAATCTGGAGCCGGCGGCGGCAGCGCAGGCATTCGTCTCGGGCCAGAACGATGCGGCCATGACCTATGAGCCTTACCTCTCGACGGTGCGCGCAGCACCCGACAAGGGCAAGATCATCGCCACCACGCTCGACTATCCGATGGTGATGGACACGTTCGGCTGCACGCCGAAATTCCTGACTGAAAACCCGAAAGCCGCCAAAGCGCTGACCGACAGCTATTTTGAGGCGATCGCCTTGATCGAAAAGGATCAGGCCAAGTCGTATGAGATCATGGGTGCCGACGTAAAACAGTCCGGCGAGCAATTCGGCAACTCAGCCAAATTCCTGCGCTGGCAGGACAAAGCCGCGAACCAGAAATTCTTCGCGGGTGAATTCCTGACCTTCAACAAGGAAGCTGCAGAGCTGTTGCTCGAGATCGGCATCATCAAATCGGTTCCGAAGATCGACGACCTCTACGACGCGAGCTTCATCAAGTAG
- the hutC gene encoding histidine utilization repressor has translation MSLATDRGKLQSAYKPTLYKQIRIDIERRILTGEWPPGHRIPFEHELMLRYGCSRMTVSKALSELAQADLIERRRKAGSFVRRPTFLSAVLKIADIRAEINALGRSYGYELIQCSRRTANATDRARLGAGKAGKVIAIACRHSADGVPFAIEDRLIDLDAVPEAAAADFAAEPPGSWLLHHVPWTEAEHSISAIVADEQAAAALDIAIGAPCLVIDRHTWRSARPLTTVRLLYPGESHKLIARFKGGVEG, from the coding sequence ATGAGCCTCGCTACCGATCGCGGTAAACTCCAATCGGCCTACAAGCCGACACTGTACAAGCAGATCCGGATCGACATCGAGCGCCGCATCCTCACCGGAGAATGGCCGCCCGGTCACCGCATCCCGTTCGAGCACGAGCTGATGTTGCGCTATGGCTGCTCGCGCATGACGGTGAGCAAGGCGCTGTCGGAACTTGCGCAAGCCGATCTCATCGAGCGGCGGCGCAAGGCCGGCAGTTTCGTCCGCCGCCCCACATTTCTGTCAGCGGTGCTCAAGATCGCCGACATCCGCGCCGAGATAAACGCGCTTGGCCGCAGTTACGGCTATGAGTTGATCCAGTGCTCGCGGCGCACTGCAAACGCCACCGACCGCGCCCGCCTTGGCGCGGGGAAAGCCGGAAAGGTGATCGCGATTGCATGCCGTCACAGCGCCGACGGCGTGCCATTCGCCATCGAGGACAGGCTGATCGATCTCGACGCCGTGCCCGAAGCGGCTGCGGCGGATTTTGCGGCCGAGCCGCCCGGCTCGTGGCTGCTGCACCATGTGCCATGGACGGAAGCCGAGCATTCGATCAGTGCCATCGTGGCTGACGAACAGGCTGCGGCGGCGCTGGATATCGCGATCGGAGCCCCCTGCCTGGTGATCGACCGGCATACCTGGCGCAGCGCCCGGCCGCTGACGACCGTGCGCCTGCTCTATCCGGGCGAGTCCCATAAACTGATTGCTCGCTTCAAAGGCGGCGTGGAGGGATAG
- a CDS encoding formimidoylglutamate deiminase has translation MSTLHFASALLPSGWADDVQVVVTDQTITKVTAGVAPGPQDERYKLAIPGIASLHSHAFQRGMAGLAETRGNSADTFWTWRETMYRFALEMTPEDVEAVATLLYVEMLEQGYTRVGEFHYLHHDHNGAPYANPAEMATRIAWAAEISGIGLTLLPSFYAHSSFGGAAPHAGQRRFICSVDQFAKLTDATRTAVRTLPGANIGIAPHSLRAVTPNELAAIAPLAEAGPMHIHAAEQTREVEECIAWSGRRPVEWLLEHAPVDQRWCLIHATHMTEAETTALAISGAVAGLCPVTEASLGDGIFPAREFLDAGGRFGIGTDSNVLVGVTDELRQLEYGQRLKHRERNVLSGGPGLSTGRALFDAALTGGAQALAQPTAGLQAGARADIVTLDTTHPSLAGRRGDAVLDGWIFAAGASAVDTVWAGGAKVVEKGLHRLRESARDTFNAAVRRLVA, from the coding sequence ATGTCGACACTGCATTTCGCATCAGCGCTGCTCCCTTCGGGGTGGGCCGATGACGTGCAGGTGGTGGTGACGGACCAGACCATCACCAAGGTTACGGCCGGCGTGGCGCCGGGACCGCAGGACGAGCGCTACAAGCTGGCGATTCCGGGCATAGCGAGCCTGCATAGCCATGCGTTCCAGCGTGGCATGGCGGGGCTCGCCGAAACGCGCGGCAATTCCGCGGATACGTTCTGGACATGGCGCGAGACGATGTATCGCTTCGCACTCGAAATGACGCCAGAAGACGTCGAAGCCGTCGCCACGCTGCTCTATGTCGAGATGCTCGAGCAAGGCTATACGCGCGTCGGCGAATTCCACTATCTCCATCACGACCACAACGGCGCGCCCTACGCCAACCCTGCGGAGATGGCGACGCGAATTGCGTGGGCCGCCGAAATCTCCGGCATCGGACTGACGCTGCTGCCGAGTTTCTATGCACACAGCTCGTTCGGCGGGGCGGCGCCACATGCCGGCCAGCGCCGGTTCATCTGCTCGGTCGATCAGTTTGCTAAACTAACTGACGCCACACGGACAGCCGTCCGCACGCTGCCCGGAGCCAATATCGGCATCGCCCCGCACAGCCTGCGCGCCGTGACGCCTAACGAATTAGCGGCCATCGCGCCATTGGCCGAAGCCGGGCCGATGCATATCCATGCCGCCGAACAGACCAGGGAAGTCGAGGAATGCATCGCCTGGTCGGGCCGGCGGCCGGTTGAGTGGCTGCTCGAACATGCGCCCGTCGATCAGCGCTGGTGCCTGATCCATGCGACCCATATGACCGAAGCGGAAACCACCGCGCTGGCAATAAGCGGTGCGGTCGCCGGACTTTGCCCGGTCACCGAAGCCAGTCTTGGCGACGGCATTTTTCCGGCTCGCGAATTCCTCGATGCCGGCGGGCGGTTCGGCATCGGGACGGACTCCAACGTGCTGGTCGGCGTCACCGACGAACTGCGTCAGCTCGAATATGGCCAGCGCTTGAAACACCGTGAGCGCAATGTGCTGTCCGGCGGTCCTGGCCTGTCGACCGGCCGAGCGCTGTTCGACGCCGCGCTCACCGGCGGCGCCCAGGCGCTCGCACAGCCAACTGCTGGCCTCCAGGCCGGTGCACGCGCCGACATCGTGACTCTCGACACTACCCATCCCTCGCTCGCCGGGCGTCGCGGGGATGCCGTCCTCGACGGCTGGATTTTTGCAGCAGGCGCAAGTGCCGTCGACACTGTCTGGGCCGGCGGCGCCAAAGTCGTCGAGAAAGGACTTCACCGACTCCGCGAGAGCGCGCGCGACACGTTCAACGCAGCGGTGCGGAGGCTAGTGGCATGA
- the hutI gene encoding imidazolonepropionase has translation MADRFDRIWLNARLATVREDMPGLGVIEDGLVAARDGRIAFAGSRSDFPLDADAAERIDCAGRWITPGLVDCHTHLVFGGNRAHEFELRLQGASYEEIARAGGGIVSTVAATRASSEAELVADALPRLDALIGEGVTTLEIKSGYGLDTETEMRQLSAARALGDKRPVAIKTTFLGAHATPPEADGDKDRYIDLICREMLPAVAQAGLADAVDAFMEGIAFSGEQTARVFRAAKGLGLPVKLHADQLSNLGGAALAAEFAALSADHLEHTDDAGAAAMARAGTVAVLLPGAFYFIRETTRPPIELFRAHGVNMALATDCNPGSSPLTSLLLAMNMGATLFRLTVAECLAGVTREGARALGILGETGTLQAGKWCDLAIWEIEQPAELVYRIGFNPLHSRVWRGQ, from the coding sequence ATGGCCGACCGCTTCGATCGAATCTGGCTCAACGCCCGGCTCGCCACGGTCCGGGAGGATATGCCCGGGCTCGGTGTGATCGAGGACGGCTTGGTCGCGGCGCGCGACGGACGCATCGCGTTCGCCGGTAGCCGTTCCGACTTTCCATTGGACGCTGATGCGGCCGAGCGGATCGATTGCGCGGGGCGCTGGATCACGCCGGGATTGGTGGATTGTCACACCCATCTGGTTTTTGGCGGAAACCGCGCCCACGAGTTCGAGCTGCGGCTGCAGGGAGCGAGCTATGAAGAGATCGCGCGCGCAGGCGGCGGCATTGTATCCACGGTCGCGGCGACGCGGGCGTCCAGTGAGGCCGAGCTTGTTGCCGACGCGCTGCCAAGGCTCGATGCCCTGATCGGCGAGGGCGTAACGACGCTGGAGATCAAATCCGGCTACGGGCTCGATACCGAAACCGAGATGCGTCAGCTCTCAGCGGCGCGCGCGCTCGGTGACAAGCGTCCGGTCGCCATCAAGACGACATTTCTCGGCGCGCACGCGACGCCTCCGGAAGCTGACGGTGACAAGGATCGGTATATCGATCTTATCTGCCGCGAGATGTTGCCAGCGGTGGCGCAGGCCGGATTGGCCGATGCCGTCGATGCTTTCATGGAAGGCATTGCGTTCTCGGGAGAGCAAACGGCACGGGTGTTCCGCGCGGCAAAGGGGCTTGGATTGCCGGTCAAGCTGCATGCGGATCAGTTGTCGAACCTCGGCGGCGCCGCGCTTGCCGCGGAATTCGCGGCCTTGTCGGCAGATCATCTGGAGCACACCGATGATGCCGGCGCCGCGGCAATGGCGCGAGCAGGGACGGTGGCGGTACTGCTGCCGGGCGCATTCTATTTTATTCGCGAGACGACGAGGCCGCCGATCGAACTATTCCGCGCCCACGGCGTCAACATGGCACTTGCGACTGACTGCAATCCCGGCAGTTCGCCGCTGACGTCGCTTCTCCTGGCAATGAATATGGGCGCAACGCTGTTCCGGCTGACCGTTGCCGAATGCCTCGCTGGCGTAACGCGGGAAGGTGCGCGCGCACTCGGAATTCTCGGTGAGACAGGAACGCTTCAGGCGGGCAAATGGTGTGATCTTGCGATCTGGGAGATCGAGCAGCCGGCCGAGCTCGTTTACCGAATCGGCTTTAATCCGTTGCACAG